Within the Leptogranulimonas caecicola genome, the region AGCAGCGAGCCTGCGGGGTACACCTTGTTCATGGCGCCAGAATCCATCACTACAAAGAGGGCGTTGGGGTGGCGCTGGGCGATATCGGGAGGCGCATAGGCACTGCCTTTGCGTACCAACGTGGTGCCGTTGCCAGAGCGGATGTTGCGATAGCAGGGGTATTGGCAGGCAGCCAGCAACGTAGCTTTGGTCTTCTCGGCAGAAGCGCAAGTTGCCTCATCGGCATCTAGCGCTTGAGAGATTGCGCGAGGTCCTCCAAGGATCTCTTCGACGGTAACTCCGCACGCCGCAGCGATGCGAGCCAGGGAGTCTTTGCGCAAGAAGATGGCGTCGCGCTCCCACCGGGAGACGGTTTCTTGAGTTGTCCCCACCAATTGGGCAAAGGCCGTTTGCGAGAGGCCCTTTTGCCGGCGCAGGTGGCGTATGTTCTCGCCCACAGACATGGAGGTCACTCCACAGTCTCGCGCCAGAGCGGCAATGCAAGGCTGCCGGGGCCGCCAAAGCCGTCGGTGAGCTCGATGGTGGGGACAGCGATGATGTCGAGGCCCGCTTTCTCCAGCAAGTCGTTGACGCGCAGGTTGCCCTGGCTTACACAGAGCACCCCGGGAGCAAGGCACAAAACGCCGATGGCCTCGCCTGCCAGCTCGGCGGCCAAGGAGCTGTCGGTACCGTCTACCTCGATGAACTTTAGGGGACCCTGGTGAAGGGCGCGCTTGAGCATAGCCTTGAGGCCGCCGCGCTCCTCCTCGATGCGCACCTCGCCTTTTTTGCGTCCGCGATGGAGGCGCAGGAGGGGGCCTTGCTCGGCCAGGCTGCGATCCATCAGGAAGGTGTCGCAGTCCACGCGAGCTAGATAGGTGTCCAAATGCAGGCGGTTCCCGGTACCGGGGACGGGGATCACGTAGATGTCCTTGATATCTGAGGCGGGCATAGGAGCTGCGTCGCCGGATGGCGCACCATCCCTAGAGCCCCAAAGCAAATGGCGGGCAAGCACGTCGATGGCGGGGCCCTCGGTGCGGCTGGAAAGCCCTATGGCCAGGCTTTTGTCGGTAAGGTTGATAAGGTCGCCGCCCTCGATATGAAACGAGCAGCTGTGGTCGAGCCATTGGGGCGTGGAGCTAAACGCCGGCAGATGGCGCAGGAGGATCTGGTAGAGATCCACCTCGCGGGTACGGTCGCGCCAGTACATGGAGTTGCAAGTAAGCCCTCGGCCGATAGCCGTAACGGGATCACGCACAAAAAAGCTGGTGTTCATGGGGCGCGAGAGGAAAAGTTCGGGGTCGAAGGCGGTGTCGGTGCGCTGCGCCAAGGGAAAGGACGCAGGGCTCGCCAAGTTGGTCTGGCCGTAGCGCACCCCGTCATAGAGGGATTGCACCAGTTGTGCGGGGCTGCCTTGGGACAAGAAATAGTCGCGCAGGGCGCCGGTGAGCTCGGCGCCCTCTACGGGGCTGTCGGCCACAAAGGCGTCCACGAGTTCCTGGCGGGCCTCAGGCGAAGCCTCCAGAGTCTGTTGCAGCGCGTCGCAGACCTCGATCACCTCTACATCATGAGCCTTGAGCACGCCCACCAACGCATCGTGTTCCCGCTGGGCCTGCTCAAGGTCAAAGCTGCTGCGGCCTGGGCGCAAAGGAAACGCCTGGAAAAAGTCTCCGTGGGCCGTCTGCTGGGTTTCTCGCCCTGGGCGATGAACGATCGCCCGTCTGAGCGCGCCTATCTCGTTGGTTACCTGTACATAGCTCATGATCTCTCCCTTGCTTCAGCCTCACCCTAGCGCATTGGAAACAGCTCTCCCAGCTATAGGAGGCCTATATGATATTGCGCGTCATATTTTTTGAGATTTATGACAGTCTACGTCATAGGCTACGCCATTTAAAGGACAGATCCCCTCTCTGATGCCCCTTCCTCCCTCGCCTCGCAACTCTGAACCCCATGATGGCCTCATTGGTAAAGGCCAAGGTGAAGCCCCACAAGAGCCTCGCCCAAGCTTGCAAGAGAGGAGTCCCATGAGTCAGAAAACAAAGAAGGCCTTCGCGGTACCCCACACCTACACCATCATCTTTGCCCTGATGGTTCTGGTGGCAGCGCTCACGTGGGTGGTGCCCTCAGGCGTGTTTGACACCGCCGAGGTCAACGGCCGCGAAGTGACCGTCGCAGGCACCTATCATGAGGTGGACAAAGTGAGCGTGGATCCCGAGACCGGCGATGAGGTGGATCTTCGCCAGGGCGTCAACGCAGTGCTCGAAGCACCTACTCTGGGCATCCAGGAAGCCATCGAAGTGGTTGCCTTTGTGTTTGTGGTGGGCGGCTCGTTCCAAATCATCACCGCCACAGGAGCCATCGACGCCGGCATGCGCCGAGTGGTCAGGCGCTTCAAGTCTAAAGACATCGTGGTGATCCCCGTTGCCATGCTGCTCTTCGCCCTGGGCGGCTCGACCTTTGGCATGGCCGAGGAGACCTTGCCCTTCTTCGCCATCTTCCTGCCCATCATGATCACCATGGGCTTCGATTCCATCACAGCTTTCATGATCGTCTTCTTGGGCGCCAAGGCTGGCTATGTGGCTTCCACCATCAACCCCTTCAGCGTCCTCATCTCCCAGGGCATCTTAGGGATCACCGGCAACCCTCAGCTGTGGCTGCGAGCCATCATGTTCGTGGTCATCGTGGGCCTCACCATTGCCTTCGTGATGCTCTATGCCACCCGCATCCGCAAGAACCCCGAGAAGTCCCTCACCTACCATGAGGATCAAGTCCTGCGCCAAGACATCAAGACCGTGGATGAGGAGACCCCCTTCACCGGTCAGCAAAAAGCCGTGTTGGCAGTCTTCATAGGCGGCATCGCCCTCATCGTCTGGGGCCTGGTGAGCCAGGGTTGGTACATGAACGAGCTCTCCGCCATCTTCTTGGCCATGGGCATCATCTCGGGCATCATCGCCGGCTTCGGCCAGAAGCGCATCGCCGAGGAGTTCGTGGCCGGCCTTAAGGACTTCGCCTTCTCCGCCATCGTCATCGGCCTTGCCCGCGGCGTCCTGGTCATCGCCAACAACGGCATGATCATCGACACCATCTTGAACGACATGGCCAACGGCCTCGCAGGAGTCCCCAGCGCCATCTTCACCTCCATCCTCTACCTGCTGGAAAACCTGCTCACCATCCTGGTGCCCAGCTCATCCAGCCTGGCCGCCCTCACCATGCCCATCTTTGGGCCCCTCACCGAGCTCATGGGCCTGAACCCCGAAGGCGCCGTCACCGCCCTCTGCCTGGCCGAGCCTATGATGACTATCATGGCCCCCACCTCCGCCATCCTGGTGGCCGGCCTGGCCGTCTGCAAGATCAGCCTGGAGAAGTGGTGGAAGGTCTCCTGGAAGTACTTTTTGGCCATGTCCCTTGTCTGCATGGTCTTCACCGCCATCTCGGCCATGCTCCCCGTGGTGGCCTAGCCCGCTACCCATATTCCCTGGCAGGGAGGGCGTTTTTATCGGCACATGCCGAGAAACCCATGGCCTCCCTGCCGGCGGCATCGCCCTTTTCGCATCAATCCCTTCGACATCGAAGAAAGGTTTTGCCATGTCCCCTAAGCCAATCCATGTGACCAGCGAGATTGGGTCTTTGCAGCGCGTGGTGCTCCACCGTCCCGGCAAAGAGCTGGCCAACATGAAAGCCGACGAGTTTGAGAAGTGCTGGATCCACGACGCCTTCTATCTGGACTACGCCCAGAAGGAGCACGACGAGTTTGCCCGCCTCCTGCGCGAACACGGCGCCGAGGTGCTCTATATGGAAGACCTGCTGGCCGAGGCCATGGACCAGCACCCCGAGGCCCGCACCGCCTTCCTCGACGAGTACATGAGCCAGGCCCCTGTGCCCGACCCTGAGCTGGCACCGCTGGTGCGCCAGAAGCTGGACGCCATCCGCGACAACCGCGCACTGGTGGATGCGGCGCTGGCGGGGATGCGCCTCAAGGACCTGGAGCTTGCCTCTGGCCCTACCACCCTCTCGCGTCTGGAGGGTGACGGCGTGGCCCTGGACGACTTTGTGGTCTTTTCCATGCCCTCCAGCTACTTCTCCCGCGACCCCATCGCCTCCATCTCCAACGGCGTCGCGCTCCATCGCATGTATTACAACCAGCGCAATCGCGAGGTGCCCTTCTACAAGACCTTCCTCACCTACCACGACGACTTCGCCGGCACGCCCTTCTGGTACGACAACCACTCTGCAGCCCACATCGAGGGCGGCGACGTGCTCAACATCAACGCCGCCACGCTGGCAGTGGGCATCTCCCAGCGCACCGAGGCTGCGGCCATTGACCAGCTGGCCCAGAACCTCTTCTGGGGTCCTGTGCCTTCCACCATCGAGCAGATCTTCGCCATCAAGGTGCCCTACGGCTACGAGACCATGCACTTGGACACCGTGTGCACCCAGATCGACTACGACAAGTTCACCGTCTACCCCGGCATGTACGACGAGTTGCGCGCTTACCGTCTGCACAAGGGCGACACCCCAGGCGAGGTGGGCATCGACGAGCTTACCGGATCGCTCAAGGAGATCTTGGAGATTGCCACCGGCGAGCCCGAGATCACCCTCTTCGAGTGCGGCGGCGGCGACCCGGTAGAGGCCTCCCGCGAGCAATGGAACGACGGTTCCAACACCCTCGCCCTCGCCCCCGGCAAAGTCTGCGTCTACGAGCGCAACACCGTCACCAACGACCTGCTCTACAAGGCCGGCATCGAGCTTTGTGTTGTTCCCTCCGAGGAGCTCTCCCGCGGCCGCGGCGGCCCCCGCTGCATGTCCATGCCGTTCGCGCGTGCCGACATCTAGCACTCCCCCATCGCGCGATTGCGCCCATGGAGACTGCCCGCGGCTCCACACTTGCTTCTCCCAGCAGGGGCCCTGTACCTCCTGGCGCCCCTGCTGGGAGAAGCCCCACCGCCTAAGCATCTCGTTTCCCGCCTTGCCCCTCCTCACCTTCCCTATCACACCTCACATGAAAGGACCTGCCATGCCCCTGAGTCTTTCTGGCAAAAGTTTCCTCACTCTGTTGGACTTCACTCCCGAAGAGATCAACTACCTGCTTGACCTTGCCCACCAGTTCAAAGCCATGAAGCGCAACGGGGTGCCTCATCGCTACCTGGAGGGCAAGAACATCGTCCTGCTTTTTGAGAAGACTTCCACCCGCACCCGCTGCGCCTTTGAAGTAGGCGCCATGGACCTGGGCATGGGCGTCACCTACCTGGCTCCCGACAGCTCCCAGATGGGCGCCAAGGAGTCCATCGAAGATACCGCCCGCGTACTGGGTCGCATGTATGACGGCATCGAGTACCGTGGCTTTGACCAGAGCATCGTGGAGGAGCTGGCTGCCAATGCTGGCGTGCCTGTATGGAACGGCCTCACCACCCAGCTTCACCCCACCCAAGCCCTAGCCGACATCATGACTATGCAAGAGGAGTTTGGCCATGACCTGCGCGGCAAGACCCTAGCTTTCTTTGGCCAGGTAGGAAATACTGCCGGCTCACTTTTGGTCATCTGTGCCCAACTGGGCATCAACTTCGTGCAAGTGGGCCCCCAGTCTCAGGTAGAAGGCAACCGCACCTACGATCCCCAGATGCTGGCCCGCTGCCAAGCCCTGGCTGCCGAGCACGGCTCCACCATCAAGATCACCGACAGCATTGAGAACGGCATCCAAGGAGTCGATGCCGTGTACACCGACGTGTGGGTAGGCATGGGACAGCCCTCCGAGCTTTGGAAGAGCCGCATCGCACTGCTGGAGCCCTACCGCGTCACCGCCGACGTGATGGCCGCCGCAAACCCCGGCGCCATCTTCATGCACTGCTTGCCTTCCTTCCACGACACGAACACCACCGTGGGCGCCCAGATCGCCCAGGAGTTTGGCGTAACCGAGATGGAAGTTACCGACGAGGTCTTTGAGTCTGCACAGTCTCGCGTGTTCCAAGAAGCCGAGAACCGCATGCATACCATCAAGGCTGTGATGTACGCCACGTTGAAGTAACGAGCTGCAAGAGAGTCCGAAGGAACTCTAAGCCGCCCCTGAAGAGCTGTAGGGGTCCAGCAGCACCATTGGATCCCCTCTAGAAACCTGCTCCAGAGACACAAAAGTACCCTCAGTATCCCTCTAAAAATGTACTTCATATGCAACATATAATCGTAGCTAATGCAGATATTTGCTGCATTAGCTACGCTTTAATGTAACTAATGCAGAAGGTTTTCAGAGGGCCTAATACCCCTTATTGCCCCCAGCCTGCTCTTCTGCCTCGAGCAGCTCTAACACTCTTGACCAGCGAATCCCCTACTAGGGGCTCTCACGCCGGGACACCCGTAGCTACATCCCATCCCTGCCAATGCGGCGCCCGCAGCAAAGCCCCGCTCGCAGCACAATCCTCAACCCTATTTCTTGGACTCTTCCATGGCCTTGCGTATACAGTCTTTTAAAAACCCATTCACGTTATCAATACTTTCCATAAAGCACACGAGGTCCTCGTCGGTATTCTTATTAAGCTGAACCACGTAACGCTTTACATTGTGCTTTATATATTTTGCAGTGGCACGCTTTTGAGCCTCGCTAACCGCCATTGGAAACTCCTTCATCTCTGCGATGATCTATATCATATTAAACATAGTTAAATAATGGCAATCTAAACTAAGCCTTATTCGATTCAAATTTCCGATTCACATCAATCGGGCACATGTCTAACAATTGCAAATTAATCATTTGACATTGACACCATCTTGAATGTCAATATTTCTACCTGGACTTTATCATCGTCAACGTGGCCAATAGCCCTTTTGGCACTCATTAACAAAGCGCAACCGGTTTCTTAGAATACTGCACGTTATTAGGTTACAGTCCAGCGCCATATGTTCGCTACGGTTGCCAAATTCTCGCCTTAGATATCAGTAATACTGTATAGTTTTATCTATTACTTCTACATAATTCAATGTCGATGCACAGTATGGGCGATAGGATGCCTAACTGCGCAGGACCGCGATAGGCATCGGCTCCTAAGTGTTTTCCTGAAAGCAAGGCACTCAGGAAACTGAGTGACCGCTATTGAAACATCGCCACTAGCGTGCGTCCTCAAGCTTGCGTCCTCAAAAAAGAAGGTGCCAGCAATCCGGCACCTTCTAGTGAGCTTTATGGTTGTACACCGTCTTCACTCTTGTTGCAAAAACCGCCTTCACTGATCGTGAGGCTCGTCCACTGTCTCGATGGAACGGGTCTCTACCAGCTCCTCCGGAGCGGGAACGCGCTCGGTGTTTTGAGGGATGCGAGGGGCATCGTCGGGCTCGTCTCGGCCCATGGCCAGAAGCTCGGGGATCTGCATGCGATAGGCGTTCTCGGTGGCATTCTTGCGGGGAGAGCGCTTCATATAGGCTTTTACCTGGGCTTGGGACTTCTTGATTGACTGCAACGTGCCAGGGCCTGCCACGCAGCCGCCGGGGCATGCCATGCCCTCGATAAGATAGCCGGGGTATTTGCCCTTGATGGCGTCACGCATCATCTTGCGGCAGTCATCCAGGCCCTCGGCGGCAGTGATGTTGACCTCCCTGTCCGGGTGCATGCGGTGCACGGCGTTGACCACTGCATTGGCAACGCCGCCGGATACTGCAAATCCACGGCCGTCGGCGCTCGCAGCCTCAAAATCGTTATCCTTGGGCTTGTCGAGCTTGGTGTAGTCGACACCCAGAGCCTCCATCATGCCGGCCACCTCTTCGAA harbors:
- a CDS encoding YfcC family protein, producing the protein MSQKTKKAFAVPHTYTIIFALMVLVAALTWVVPSGVFDTAEVNGREVTVAGTYHEVDKVSVDPETGDEVDLRQGVNAVLEAPTLGIQEAIEVVAFVFVVGGSFQIITATGAIDAGMRRVVRRFKSKDIVVIPVAMLLFALGGSTFGMAEETLPFFAIFLPIMITMGFDSITAFMIVFLGAKAGYVASTINPFSVLISQGILGITGNPQLWLRAIMFVVIVGLTIAFVMLYATRIRKNPEKSLTYHEDQVLRQDIKTVDEETPFTGQQKAVLAVFIGGIALIVWGLVSQGWYMNELSAIFLAMGIISGIIAGFGQKRIAEEFVAGLKDFAFSAIVIGLARGVLVIANNGMIIDTILNDMANGLAGVPSAIFTSILYLLENLLTILVPSSSSLAALTMPIFGPLTELMGLNPEGAVTALCLAEPMMTIMAPTSAILVAGLAVCKISLEKWWKVSWKYFLAMSLVCMVFTAISAMLPVVA
- a CDS encoding arginine deiminase family protein, which produces MSYVQVTNEIGALRRAIVHRPGRETQQTAHGDFFQAFPLRPGRSSFDLEQAQREHDALVGVLKAHDVEVIEVCDALQQTLEASPEARQELVDAFVADSPVEGAELTGALRDYFLSQGSPAQLVQSLYDGVRYGQTNLASPASFPLAQRTDTAFDPELFLSRPMNTSFFVRDPVTAIGRGLTCNSMYWRDRTREVDLYQILLRHLPAFSSTPQWLDHSCSFHIEGGDLINLTDKSLAIGLSSRTEGPAIDVLARHLLWGSRDGAPSGDAAPMPASDIKDIYVIPVPGTGNRLHLDTYLARVDCDTFLMDRSLAEQGPLLRLHRGRKKGEVRIEEERGGLKAMLKRALHQGPLKFIEVDGTDSSLAAELAGEAIGVLCLAPGVLCVSQGNLRVNDLLEKAGLDIIAVPTIELTDGFGGPGSLALPLWRETVE
- the argF gene encoding ornithine carbamoyltransferase — its product is MPLSLSGKSFLTLLDFTPEEINYLLDLAHQFKAMKRNGVPHRYLEGKNIVLLFEKTSTRTRCAFEVGAMDLGMGVTYLAPDSSQMGAKESIEDTARVLGRMYDGIEYRGFDQSIVEELAANAGVPVWNGLTTQLHPTQALADIMTMQEEFGHDLRGKTLAFFGQVGNTAGSLLVICAQLGINFVQVGPQSQVEGNRTYDPQMLARCQALAAEHGSTIKITDSIENGIQGVDAVYTDVWVGMGQPSELWKSRIALLEPYRVTADVMAAANPGAIFMHCLPSFHDTNTTVGAQIAQEFGVTEMEVTDEVFESAQSRVFQEAENRMHTIKAVMYATLK
- a CDS encoding XRE family transcriptional regulator, with amino-acid sequence MSVGENIRHLRRQKGLSQTAFAQLVGTTQETVSRWERDAIFLRKDSLARIAAACGVTVEEILGGPRAISQALDADEATCASAEKTKATLLAACQYPCYRNIRSGNGTTLVRKGSAYAPPDIAQRHPNALFVVMDSGAMNKVYPAGSLLLVDPQVAPYNGCSVVVLVDDANVVIRRYMANGSVAMLSTWSHERGTPDLIVEQRSLRLCGVVVWYQAARDVEGA
- a CDS encoding arginine deiminase; translation: MSPKPIHVTSEIGSLQRVVLHRPGKELANMKADEFEKCWIHDAFYLDYAQKEHDEFARLLREHGAEVLYMEDLLAEAMDQHPEARTAFLDEYMSQAPVPDPELAPLVRQKLDAIRDNRALVDAALAGMRLKDLELASGPTTLSRLEGDGVALDDFVVFSMPSSYFSRDPIASISNGVALHRMYYNQRNREVPFYKTFLTYHDDFAGTPFWYDNHSAAHIEGGDVLNINAATLAVGISQRTEAAAIDQLAQNLFWGPVPSTIEQIFAIKVPYGYETMHLDTVCTQIDYDKFTVYPGMYDELRAYRLHKGDTPGEVGIDELTGSLKEILEIATGEPEITLFECGGGDPVEASREQWNDGSNTLALAPGKVCVYERNTVTNDLLYKAGIELCVVPSEELSRGRGGPRCMSMPFARADI